The following proteins are co-located in the Clavibacter capsici genome:
- a CDS encoding DeoR/GlpR family DNA-binding transcription regulator — protein MYAEERQDRVVALLERTGRVAVVGLAREFDVTTETVRRDLAQLEARGVLRRVHGGAVRAGRSTRAEESLDTRGTRNTAAKARIADAAMALLPASFQGSVAIDAGTTTGLVADRIAAWVPDVAGRTLVVVTHSMVVAQTVSRNPAVEVQLLGGRLRGITSAAVGPATLGQLARLRPDIAFIGANGIHAEFGLSTPDEEEAAVKTALTRGSRRAVALVDASKAGEEALVGFAALDDLDTLVTDAEPEGPLADALAAAEVEVMVA, from the coding sequence ATGTACGCCGAAGAGCGCCAGGACAGGGTGGTCGCCCTCCTCGAGCGCACCGGTCGCGTGGCCGTCGTGGGCCTCGCCCGCGAGTTCGACGTGACCACGGAGACCGTCCGGCGCGACCTCGCCCAGCTCGAGGCGCGCGGCGTCCTCCGACGCGTCCACGGCGGCGCCGTCCGGGCGGGCCGCTCCACGCGCGCCGAGGAGAGCCTCGACACCCGCGGCACGCGCAACACCGCGGCCAAGGCCCGCATCGCCGACGCCGCGATGGCGCTGCTGCCCGCGAGCTTCCAGGGGTCCGTCGCGATCGACGCCGGCACCACCACGGGGCTCGTGGCCGACCGCATCGCCGCCTGGGTGCCCGACGTGGCGGGCCGCACGCTCGTCGTCGTCACGCACTCCATGGTCGTGGCGCAGACGGTCAGCCGGAACCCCGCCGTGGAGGTGCAGCTGCTCGGCGGCCGCCTCCGCGGGATCACGAGCGCCGCGGTGGGGCCCGCCACCCTCGGCCAGCTCGCGCGGCTGCGGCCCGACATCGCCTTCATCGGCGCGAACGGGATCCACGCGGAGTTCGGCCTCAGCACCCCCGACGAAGAGGAGGCGGCCGTGAAGACCGCGTTGACCCGAGGATCCCGACGCGCCGTGGCGCTCGTCGACGCGTCGAAGGCGGGGGAGGAGGCGCTCGTGGGCTTCGCCGCCCTCGACGACCTCGACACGCTCGTGACCGATGCGGAGCCCGAGGGGCCGCTGGCCGACGCGCTGGCCGCCGCCGAGGTGGAGGTGATGGTCGCGTGA
- a CDS encoding 1-phosphofructokinase family hexose kinase, translated as MILTLTANPSLDRTIDLAGALARGAVQRARGVAEQPGGKGVNVSRALIASGLDTVALLPGRLDDPMLVALAAERIPHDPLEIAGRVRQNVTLTEPDGTTTKVNEPGPVLSSAEADELVALVIRHARRATWLVLAGSLPPGLDDDFHARVVQAVRAELGDAAPRIAVDSSGAPMAALVASGAVVDLVKPNAEELAELVGLPDPDALEADPRLAHDASRSLVSRGCRAVLATLGARGAVLTTADGGWHATMPPIVPVSTVGAGDSSLAGYLLADHRGAGPEGRLAQAVAHGSAAASLPGSTMPAPDETRPDSVTVQPLLPIAADR; from the coding sequence GTGATCCTCACCCTCACCGCCAACCCGAGCCTCGACCGCACCATCGACCTCGCCGGCGCGCTCGCGCGCGGCGCCGTGCAGCGCGCCCGGGGCGTGGCCGAGCAGCCGGGCGGCAAGGGCGTCAACGTCTCCCGCGCGCTCATCGCCTCGGGGCTCGACACGGTCGCGCTGCTGCCCGGCCGCCTCGACGACCCGATGCTCGTGGCGCTGGCCGCCGAGCGGATCCCGCACGACCCGCTGGAGATCGCCGGCCGCGTGCGCCAGAACGTCACGCTCACCGAGCCGGACGGCACGACCACCAAGGTCAACGAGCCGGGCCCCGTGCTGTCGTCGGCGGAGGCGGACGAGCTCGTCGCGCTCGTCATCCGCCACGCGCGCCGGGCCACCTGGCTCGTGCTCGCCGGATCCCTGCCGCCCGGCCTCGACGACGACTTCCACGCCCGCGTGGTGCAGGCCGTGCGCGCCGAGCTCGGCGACGCGGCGCCGCGGATCGCCGTCGACTCCTCGGGCGCCCCCATGGCCGCGCTCGTCGCGTCCGGCGCGGTCGTCGACCTCGTCAAGCCCAACGCCGAGGAGCTCGCCGAGCTCGTCGGCCTCCCCGATCCGGATGCGCTCGAGGCCGACCCCCGGCTGGCCCACGACGCATCCCGCTCCCTCGTCTCGCGCGGCTGCCGGGCGGTCCTCGCGACCCTCGGCGCCCGCGGAGCCGTCCTCACCACGGCCGACGGCGGGTGGCACGCCACCATGCCGCCGATCGTGCCGGTGAGCACCGTGGGCGCGGGCGACTCGTCGCTCGCGGGCTACCTGCTCGCCGACCACCGCGGGGCCGGACCCGAGGGGCGGCTGGCGCAGGCCGTCGCCCACGGATCCGCCGCCGCGTCCCTCCCCGGCAGCACCATGCCGGCCCCCGACGAGACCCGGCCGGACAGCGTCACCGTCCAGCCGCTCCTCCCGATCGCCGCCGATCGCTGA